TGCTTCTAATGCAGATATTATGGATGTTCGAATAGCAAAAGGTGCTCTTTGTCCTAACCGCTTAGCATCAGCCAATGTTTTTTCAGGTACGCCTTGAAAACGATTTAGTAATTCTGAAAAGGAAAAATTCTGAATTTCAGCAGCAATATCAACTGATATCTTTGGCTCTTTTATGCTTGTCGCTTGCTTAATACCGGATTTCCCATTTTTCAAAGAATTACAAAATATAGAAACATTATCACCTATGGAAGAAACTATTCCCATCCCGGTAATTCCGACTTTATTTCTCATCAACATTATTTACCTCGTATTACTTAAAATAGTTAAGGCTAATCTGTACTCTATTGCAATTGATGGTAAATCGTAATTCTTATTTATTGGCATAATTTTCGACTAGTACATCAACCATTCCCTCGATGTTGCTGACCTGTGCAAAACTCATTAATGGTATTTTCAGGCCTAGCTCTTCCATTGACATCGTAACGACTTCCATCCGATCGATTGAGTTTGCCCCCAGATCTTTTAATGCTTTTTCAATAGTAATCATCTCAGGTTTTACATCTGGAAGAACCTCCATGATAACATTTTTAACTACTCCGTAAACGTGTTCTTTTGACATAATTCTTCTTCTTTTAGATTAATAATTTCAGTAAATTCCTTCGAGGCGCCGAGTGGATTCGAACCACTGTATAAGGTCTTGCAAACCTTTCCCTTAGCCACTTGAGTACGGCACCTTACTTATTACTGTTTACTAGAGCAAAGAAGAATATCAAAGTCAATAAAACACTCCTTTGACATAATTCTCTCTTCCTTTAAGAATGCTGTATTTAAAGATTACTCTTGAGGCACCGAGTGGATTCGAACCACTGCATAAGGTCTTGCGAACCTTTCCCTTAACCACTTGAGTACGGTGCCTTGTTTATTACTGTTTACTAGAGCAAAGGAGAGTATCTAGGTCAATAAAACACTCCTTTGACATAACTCTCTCTTTCTTTAAGAATGCTGTATTTAAAGATTACTCTTGAGGCACCGAGTGGATTCGAACCACTGCATAAGGTCTTGCGAACCTTTCCCTTAACCACTTGAGTACGGTGCCTTTTTTTTTGTAACTGATGGTTTTAACAATGAGGTATATCAAATTCGTAAAAATGACATAATTCCCTCTTTTTTTAATTATTCTGTACTAATAGACTTTTATTGAGGCGCCGAGTGGATTCGAACCACTGAAATAAGGTCTTGCGAACCTTTCCCTTAACCACTTGAGTACGGCGCCTTTCTTTTTTATTAGTGATATGGTTTACATCACTTTTTACGGTAATCAAATATTATATAAATACTTAACAAAAATCAAAAAATTTAAATATGTTTTGCCCTTTTCTTAAACGATATTTAGCAAAGTCATTTTCGTTTTTAAATTGCAGATATATATTATCCTTTAATAGAAGTGAAAACTTTTGACCTGGCGGTTTCCCGTAATTATGGCCAGGGAAAACATTCGTTTCTGGTTTAAGCCTGCTTTTTAGATGCTCCAAACTTGCCCACATAGTGTGGGCGGCTTGTGTACCAGAACACAAGCCACAACCTTCTGCAAACAGGGTATCGCCAGTAAATAAATTATCTCCTACTAGGTAACAAACACTTCCAGATGTATGGCCTGGCGTAAGTATAGGTTGAATCAGCATATTACCAACTGGCCATGGGATTTCATCTATACCAACCAATTGCTGAGCATAAAATCCTGATGTCACTATTTCTTCATTAGACATCCATATTGGACAATGGTATTTTGCTGCTAGGGGCTTGGCTAAATGAATGTGGTCAGGATGGGAATGAGTTAGTAAAATTCCACTCAGACTTGTTTGAGTACTCGCTAAGGCCTGATCTATTTTGTCCATCTCCCACGCTGGATCTACAATAACAGATTGATTGTTAACAGGATCAATTACTAGATAATTGTAATTGATCATAAACATACATGTCATTTTC
The sequence above is a segment of the Bacteroidales bacterium genome. Coding sequences within it:
- a CDS encoding MBL fold metallo-hydrolase, producing MKLGDLIMNKDYRGIECCEIVPQVVVLKMTCMFMINYNYLVIDPVNNQSVIVDPAWEMDKIDQALASTQTSLSGILLTHSHPDHIHLAKPLAAKYHCPIWMSNEEIVTSGFYAQQLVGIDEIPWPVGNMLIQPILTPGHTSGSVCYLVGDNLFTGDTLFAEGCGLCSGTQAAHTMWASLEHLKSRLKPETNVFPGHNYGKPPGQKFSLLLKDNIYLQFKNENDFAKYRLRKGQNIFKFFDFC
- a CDS encoding acyl carrier protein is translated as MSKEHVYGVVKNVIMEVLPDVKPEMITIEKALKDLGANSIDRMEVVTMSMEELGLKIPLMSFAQVSNIEGMVDVLVENYANK